From the Lathyrus oleraceus cultivar Zhongwan6 chromosome 4, CAAS_Psat_ZW6_1.0, whole genome shotgun sequence genome, one window contains:
- the LOC127137797 gene encoding protein FAR-RED IMPAIRED RESPONSE 1, protein MRRCELGFMIDVLISNWISSLRTPIFNFGHQTSNDDDDYDNDDEEESVGAKCSNSQAVVGDRFVSINSITSDEIRAMEFRTVSEYYNFYYSYGKYKGFAIRKGDVRRRGPEGSEIVVMRQYVYNNHGLRDNKHLVRVDRKRDHRCLTRTRCAPRLYVHYKDKKDRAQIDGLQSQGIITCHIMGYMVAQKGGYNDVGFTKKYLYNYSDKKKGVAIKDGDVGVTLNFLNVKSFANLMMYAEYCVNSERRLKSLFWADDTSRSYYFGFDDVVVFGTTSKIQLSVG, encoded by the exons ATGCGTCGTTGC GAATTAGGTTTTATGATTGATGTTTTAATCAGTAATTGGATTTCAAGTTTAAGGACTCCGATTTTCAATTT TGgacatcaaacttcaaatgaTGACGATGATTATGATAATGACGATGAAGAGGAATCGGTTGGAGCAAAGTGCTCAAATAGCCAAGCAGTTGTAGGTGATAGATTTGTGAGTATTAATTCCATTACTTCAGATGAAATTCGTGCTATGGAGTTTAGAACTGTGAGTGAATATTATAACTTTTATTATAGTTATGGAAAATATAAAGGTTTTGCCATTAGGAAAGGCGATGTTAGGCGGAGAGGGCCCGAAGGTAGTGAAATAGTAGTAATGAGACAATATGTATACAACAACCATGGGTTAAGAGACAATAAGCACTTAGTTAGGGTAGATAGGAAAAGAGATCACCGATGTTTGACTCGTACAAGATGCGCACCTAGGCTCTATGTGCATTACAAAGACAAAAAGG ATAGAGCTCAAATTGATGGTCTTCAGTCACAAGGAATCATAACGTGTCATATAATGGGATACATGGTTGCTCAAAAGGGTGGATATAATGATGTTGGTTTTACAAAGAAATATTTGTACAATTATTCTGATAAAAAAAAGGGTGTTGCTATTAAAGATGGTGATGTTGGTGTTACTTTAAATTTCCTCAATGTGAAATCATTTGCGAATCTTATGATGTATGCAGAATATTGTGTCAATAGTGAAAGAAGATTGAAATCACTTTTTTGGGCAGACGATACTAGTAGATCATATTATTTCGGTTTTGACGATGTTGTTGTGTTTGGCACAACTTCAAAGATACAGTTATCTGTTGGTTAA